The sequence below is a genomic window from Bacillota bacterium.
GGCAACTGCCTTGCCCTTCCGCGAGCATTCCCCACGCCCCAACGATTCATGTCGGGCCGCCCTTTCCACCCCATGACGGGCGTTGGGGCTGGACAGCCTCTTCGTCGGGCCCGGCCGCCACCGGGCGCAAGCTGCTCCGCGGCCCGGCGCATACTACCGTCGGCGTCATGCCACAAGAAAGGAGGCAAGACGGATGGCTCACCTCACCATGATGGAGCTGGACACGCTTCGCCACATGATCGGGGAACAGCGGCTGTGCGTCGACAAACTAAACCATTACGCGCAGCACTGCCTTGACCCCGAACTCAAGAACCACTTCCAGCACCTGGCCAGCCTCTGCAACCAGAACGTCCAGAAGCTCATGGGCTTTCTGGGCTAAGTTTGGGCCGGGCTGCAGGCCGCCCGATTCTTCTCGAGCTGAAAGGAGAGATCTCCATGCCCTTCCAGGACAGGGAGATGGGCTCGGACTGCCTGGACATGCTGAAACATCAGGCGGTGGAGCTGACGAAGGCCGCCATCGAGTGCTCGGATGCGAACCTGCGCAACACCTTCATGCAGATGCGCCAGTCCTGCGAGGCAGCCCAGTGGGAACTCTACCGGCTGCTGGAGCAGAAGGGTTGGTATCTGGCGTCGGGAAAGGCCGACCACGCAGAGATTCAGAGAGTGCGCCAGTTCTACCAGGGCGTGCCCGCCGCGGCGGGACTCGGGTACGAGCGGGACGGCGGCACGTTCCGGGCCTGACCGGGCCACCGGTGCC
It includes:
- a CDS encoding spore coat protein translates to MPFQDREMGSDCLDMLKHQAVELTKAAIECSDANLRNTFMQMRQSCEAAQWELYRLLEQKGWYLASGKADHAEIQRVRQFYQGVPAAAGLGYERDGGTFRA